One genomic region from Planifilum fimeticola encodes:
- a CDS encoding alpha-ketoacid dehydrogenase subunit beta: MREITYLEAIREAISQEMRNNPDVFMMGEDIGIYGGAFGVSRGLLEEFGPERIRDTPISESALAGSAVGAAMTGMRPIIELQFSDFITIAMDQLVNQGAKIRYMFGGKARVPLVVRTPGGSGTGAAAQHSQSLEAWTAHIPGLKVVQPSTAYDAKGLLKAAIDDDNPVIFYEHKLLYRTKGEVPEEPYAIPLGKADIKREGTDITVIATSIMVHRALKAAETLSGEGISVEVLDPRTLVPLDVESIVRSVKKTGRVLIVHEAVKRGGIGAEIAGVIAESEAFDYLDAPIRRLGGAAVPIPYNPALEKAAVPQEEDIVRAVRELVQKQF; this comes from the coding sequence GTGAGGGAGATCACCTATCTGGAAGCGATCCGGGAAGCGATCAGCCAGGAAATGCGGAACAATCCCGATGTGTTCATGATGGGGGAGGATATCGGGATTTACGGCGGAGCCTTCGGGGTGAGCCGGGGATTGTTGGAGGAATTCGGTCCGGAACGGATTCGGGACACGCCGATATCGGAGTCGGCACTGGCCGGATCGGCCGTCGGGGCGGCGATGACCGGCATGCGGCCGATCATCGAGTTGCAGTTTTCCGATTTCATTACCATCGCGATGGATCAACTGGTGAATCAAGGGGCGAAAATCCGGTACATGTTCGGGGGCAAGGCCCGGGTCCCGCTGGTGGTCCGGACTCCCGGCGGTTCCGGCACGGGAGCGGCGGCCCAGCATTCCCAGAGCCTGGAGGCCTGGACGGCGCATATCCCCGGCTTGAAAGTGGTGCAACCCTCCACGGCCTATGATGCCAAGGGGTTGTTGAAGGCGGCCATCGACGACGACAACCCGGTGATCTTTTATGAACACAAGCTGCTCTACAGGACCAAGGGGGAGGTACCGGAGGAACCTTACGCGATCCCTCTCGGCAAAGCCGACATCAAAAGGGAAGGGACGGATATCACCGTGATCGCCACCTCCATCATGGTTCACCGCGCCCTGAAGGCTGCGGAGACCCTGTCCGGGGAAGGGATCAGCGTGGAGGTGCTGGATCCGAGGACCCTGGTTCCCCTGGATGTGGAGAGCATTGTCCGATCCGTGAAAAAAACCGGAAGGGTTCTCATTGTGCACGAGGCGGTCAAACGGGGAGGCATCGGAGCGGAAATTGCCGGGGTGATCGCGGAAAGCGAGGCCTTCGATTATCTGGATGCCCCCATCCGGCGGCTGGGCGGAGCAGCGGTTCCCATCCCCTACAATCCCGCGCTGGAAAAGGCGGCCGTTCCCCAGGAAGAAGACATCGTCCGGGCTGTGCGGGAGCTTGTCCAGAAACAGTTTTAG
- a CDS encoding dihydrolipoamide acetyltransferase family protein: protein MAEEVLMPKLGMTMEKGTILRWLKKEGEQVQAGEPLLEVMTDKINIEVESEISGTLLKIYYGEEEEVPVNRVIAYIGEAGEKVPEAPPGVEGSARNDRVSDPAQPEAERESAPATAVKKVRATPSARKLARQLGVSLDQVPGTGPRGRVHRSDVETYASQIRREKETTPPFSREEEKRGETPAAEAIRMGGIRRAVARRMTESAMNAPHVTLFTEVDMGETIRLRKQLLPLVEKETGYRLSYTELIMKAAAQALARHPRLNASLKGDDMILHREIHIGLAVDVPDGLVVPVVKHVDRKGVAELVRECKSLAELARQGKLTPDQIQGGTFTVSNLGMYEVDGFTPIINPPESAILGVGRISEKPVGVGGEICLRPMMTLSLSFDHRVVDGAPAAAFLTDLKGILEHPYRMIA, encoded by the coding sequence ATGGCCGAAGAAGTGTTGATGCCCAAGTTGGGGATGACGATGGAAAAGGGAACGATCCTGCGCTGGCTCAAGAAAGAGGGGGAGCAGGTGCAGGCGGGGGAGCCATTGCTAGAGGTGATGACCGACAAAATCAACATCGAAGTGGAGTCGGAAATTTCCGGAACCCTGCTCAAGATCTATTACGGCGAAGAGGAGGAGGTTCCGGTCAACCGGGTCATCGCATACATCGGGGAAGCGGGGGAAAAGGTTCCGGAGGCGCCTCCCGGCGTGGAGGGATCGGCCCGGAACGACCGCGTATCGGATCCCGCTCAGCCGGAGGCGGAAAGGGAGTCGGCACCGGCGACCGCAGTGAAAAAAGTCCGGGCAACTCCCTCGGCCCGAAAGCTCGCGCGACAGCTGGGCGTGTCCCTTGATCAGGTGCCCGGAACCGGGCCCAGGGGGAGAGTGCATCGCTCGGATGTGGAGACGTATGCGTCGCAGATTCGCCGGGAGAAGGAAACAACTCCTCCCTTCAGTCGCGAGGAAGAGAAACGGGGTGAAACTCCCGCCGCCGAAGCGATCCGAATGGGAGGCATCCGGAGGGCCGTCGCCCGGCGCATGACGGAAAGCGCCATGAACGCTCCGCATGTCACCCTGTTTACGGAAGTGGATATGGGGGAAACGATTCGGTTGAGAAAGCAGCTCCTCCCCCTCGTCGAGAAGGAGACCGGCTACCGCCTTTCCTACACGGAACTGATCATGAAGGCCGCCGCCCAGGCTTTGGCCAGACACCCCCGGTTGAACGCTTCCCTGAAAGGGGATGACATGATTCTCCATCGCGAGATCCATATCGGCCTGGCGGTGGACGTGCCGGACGGGTTGGTGGTTCCCGTGGTGAAACATGTGGATCGCAAGGGAGTGGCGGAACTGGTGCGGGAATGCAAAAGTCTGGCGGAGCTGGCGCGCCAGGGGAAGCTCACGCCGGATCAGATCCAGGGGGGGACATTTACTGTCAGCAATCTGGGGATGTATGAAGTCGACGGTTTTACGCCGATCATCAATCCGCCGGAGTCGGCCATATTGGGGGTGGGTCGGATTTCGGAAAAGCCGGTGGGAGTCGGCGGGGAGATTTGCCTCCGGCCGATGATGACGCTCAGCCTCTCCTTTGATCACCGCGTCGTCGACGGCGCGCCCGCGGCCGCATTTTTGACGGATTTGAAGGGGATTCTCGAACATCCGTACCGGATGATCGCATAA
- a CDS encoding transcriptional regulator GutM: MQHLTLFFMIFAGMWMCQILLALWQAKHFRRQLHLMGNQESGYLGVGVHRRRFGPGAVVILVTDTEGRVTNCKMMAGMSVMARFRKVPELIGKELEDCRVKDPKKAKHLALNMAIDKIHEERARREERDSLMREQTG, from the coding sequence GTGCAACATCTCACCCTGTTTTTCATGATTTTCGCGGGCATGTGGATGTGTCAGATCCTGCTCGCGTTATGGCAGGCGAAACACTTTCGCCGGCAGCTGCATCTGATGGGAAATCAGGAATCGGGGTATTTGGGGGTGGGAGTTCATCGCCGTCGGTTCGGGCCGGGGGCGGTGGTGATCCTGGTCACCGATACCGAGGGAAGAGTGACCAATTGCAAAATGATGGCGGGGATGTCGGTCATGGCGCGCTTCCGAAAGGTGCCCGAACTCATCGGCAAGGAGTTGGAAGACTGCCGGGTGAAGGATCCGAAAAAGGCAAAACATCTCGCCTTGAACATGGCCATCGACAAGATCCATGAGGAGCGGGCCAGACGGGAGGAAAGGGACTCGCTGATGCGGGAGCAAACCGGGTAA
- a CDS encoding PTS sugar transporter subunit IIA — MEKLLNKEHIVIMDNCEDWEKAIRLLGDRLIRTGTVGREYIDRVLEREREYPTGLSLEGGINAAIPHADSAGVFRPGLALGVIRQGVGFREMVSKDPVRVQLVFLLAAVSGEGQLGLLQGVMELLQNRSIRERILSAEREDQIAGILGKRD; from the coding sequence ATGGAAAAGTTGTTGAACAAAGAGCATATCGTCATCATGGACAATTGCGAAGATTGGGAGAAAGCGATCCGCCTTCTGGGGGATCGCCTCATCCGGACCGGCACCGTCGGGAGGGAGTACATCGACAGGGTGCTGGAGCGGGAGAGGGAATACCCCACGGGCTTGTCGTTGGAAGGCGGGATCAACGCGGCCATTCCCCACGCGGATTCCGCCGGGGTGTTCCGGCCCGGCCTGGCGCTGGGTGTCATCCGACAGGGTGTCGGCTTCAGGGAGATGGTCAGCAAGGATCCGGTCCGCGTTCAGTTGGTTTTTTTGCTGGCTGCGGTATCGGGTGAGGGACAGCTTGGCCTGTTGCAGGGGGTTATGGAGCTGCTTCAAAACCGGTCAATCCGGGAAAGGATCCTCTCCGCGGAAAGGGAGGACCAAATCGCAGGGATCCTCGGAAAAAGGGATTAA
- a CDS encoding PTS sugar transporter subunit IIB — translation MAKKRVIVICGTGVATSTLVVHKVKEFLREKGIDANVQQGKVSDILTRSGEFDLIISTTAVPPSVDREKVVNAVPILTGAGKERVFEEIEAKLKNGGE, via the coding sequence ATGGCGAAAAAACGGGTGATCGTGATTTGCGGGACAGGGGTGGCCACTTCCACGCTGGTGGTCCACAAAGTGAAGGAGTTCCTTCGGGAAAAGGGGATTGACGCCAATGTTCAACAGGGAAAGGTCTCCGACATTTTGACCCGGAGCGGGGAATTCGACCTGATCATCTCCACGACCGCCGTTCCTCCATCGGTGGATCGGGAGAAAGTGGTCAACGCCGTGCCGATCTTGACCGGAGCGGGGAAGGAGAGGGTGTTTGAGGAGATCGAGGCCAAGCTGAAAAATGGAGGTGAGTGA
- a CDS encoding PTS galactitol transporter subunit IIC has translation MNVIDYLLDLGASVVLPVFIFLIGLILRVKPGQAFRAGLTVGIGFVGINLVINLLVESLGPAAKDMVKQWGLDLNIIDVGWPATSAIAFGSAVGALAIPIGLLVNLGMLLLGLTRTLNIDMWNLWHIAFTGALVTIMTDNFVLGVITAIVHAMLLLVLGDLSAKHISNYYGYQNITFPHGTSAPYYLIALPLEKLFNRIPGFRDWKADPETIQKRLGIFGESTVLGLILGILIGLLAGWETKEVLNLGVKTAAVMLLLPRMVSLLMEGLIPISEAAEQFVRKRFPGRELYIGMDSALAVGHPAAIAASLIMVPIVLAMAVIVPGNQVLPFGDLATIPFIVCMMVPIFRGNVIRTVIGATISLAFGLLLATYIAPLFTTAAKNAGFNMPEGAAAVSSLVDGAVPTTAIFIFGAKLGYAGIIGIGVLTLVAAYIMSRRHFRTEQKGEAAEG, from the coding sequence ATGAATGTGATCGATTATTTGTTGGATTTGGGGGCTTCGGTCGTTCTTCCCGTTTTCATTTTTCTCATCGGCTTGATCTTGAGGGTGAAGCCCGGGCAAGCCTTTCGCGCCGGTCTTACCGTCGGGATCGGATTTGTGGGGATTAATCTGGTGATCAATCTGTTGGTGGAGAGCCTGGGGCCGGCGGCGAAGGACATGGTGAAGCAGTGGGGCCTCGATTTGAACATCATCGACGTGGGATGGCCGGCCACTTCGGCGATCGCTTTCGGGTCGGCGGTGGGGGCGCTGGCGATCCCCATCGGGCTGCTGGTTAATCTGGGAATGCTCCTTTTAGGGCTTACGCGCACCCTGAACATCGACATGTGGAACCTGTGGCACATCGCCTTTACCGGTGCCCTGGTCACCATCATGACCGACAACTTTGTGCTCGGCGTGATAACGGCGATCGTTCACGCCATGCTGTTGCTGGTCCTGGGCGACTTGTCGGCCAAACACATCTCCAATTACTACGGTTATCAGAATATTACGTTTCCTCACGGCACGTCGGCGCCCTATTACCTGATCGCCCTCCCTCTGGAGAAGCTTTTCAACCGGATTCCCGGCTTTCGCGATTGGAAGGCGGACCCGGAGACGATCCAGAAGCGGCTCGGGATCTTCGGGGAATCGACGGTTCTCGGGCTGATTCTTGGAATTTTGATCGGTTTATTGGCGGGCTGGGAGACGAAGGAGGTTCTGAACCTCGGCGTGAAGACCGCCGCGGTGATGCTGTTGCTGCCCCGGATGGTCTCCCTGCTGATGGAGGGGCTGATTCCCATTTCGGAAGCCGCGGAACAGTTCGTCCGCAAGCGCTTCCCGGGCCGGGAGCTGTATATCGGCATGGATTCCGCTTTGGCCGTGGGACATCCGGCGGCCATCGCCGCTTCCTTGATCATGGTTCCGATCGTGTTGGCCATGGCGGTGATCGTCCCCGGCAACCAGGTCCTTCCCTTCGGTGATCTGGCCACCATCCCCTTCATTGTCTGCATGATGGTGCCGATCTTCCGGGGGAATGTGATCCGAACAGTGATCGGGGCCACGATCTCCCTGGCGTTCGGGTTGCTGTTGGCGACCTATATCGCGCCCCTGTTTACGACGGCGGCGAAGAACGCCGGGTTTAACATGCCGGAGGGGGCTGCGGCGGTTTCTTCCCTCGTGGACGGCGCGGTGCCCACCACGGCCATTTTCATCTTCGGGGCGAAGCTCGGCTACGCGGGGATCATCGGCATCGGCGTCCTCACCCTGGTCGCCGCGTACATCATGAGCC